In one window of Cryomorphaceae bacterium DNA:
- a CDS encoding T9SS C-terminal target domain-containing protein encodes MKSRLTLLTLLIAVSVHGQIVLEHEFFMSDPLYNGNIQTIHLTPDEVVYTTRGGGNIYLFDLDYNLFQTIPIAPQNYQYIEYISRELFDCDPDNIEYLVRSGTWGNTLIEIYREDGTLLESIPYGLFDFPVNSIANVLPYNIQSTPDGTKMFVRIMEGGQESMRIYGLCGDLPVPCCSFTGEPGGISGIPGGTTFRYSTASPNPTANETTVRLHAPLNEPGVMRLFNQQGQAVKSVPLSSGQFEIHLNLGELPAGTYLYRIETESGVKPTGKVVKI; translated from the coding sequence ATGAAAAGCCGGCTTACTTTGCTGACACTGCTGATAGCGGTTTCAGTGCATGGGCAAATTGTCCTCGAACACGAATTCTTCATGTCTGACCCTCTTTACAACGGTAACATCCAGACCATTCATTTAACACCTGATGAGGTTGTTTACACCACAAGGGGAGGTGGCAATATTTATTTATTTGATCTGGACTACAATCTTTTTCAAACGATTCCCATCGCTCCACAAAACTATCAGTACATAGAATACATATCACGGGAGCTCTTCGACTGTGACCCGGATAACATCGAGTACCTCGTAAGATCCGGAACCTGGGGCAATACACTGATAGAGATTTACCGGGAAGACGGCACGCTGCTGGAGTCCATCCCTTATGGTCTTTTCGATTTCCCGGTAAACAGTATTGCAAACGTGCTACCTTATAACATTCAATCTACGCCTGATGGAACCAAGATGTTTGTGAGAATTATGGAAGGTGGACAGGAATCCATGCGGATTTACGGCTTGTGTGGTGACCTGCCGGTACCTTGCTGCTCTTTCACAGGAGAGCCGGGCGGAATTTCCGGTATTCCCGGCGGAACCACGTTTCGCTACAGCACTGCATCACCCAATCCAACCGCAAACGAAACAACTGTGCGACTCCATGCTCCGCTAAACGAGCCCGGAGTAATGCGGCTCTTCAATCAACAAGGTCAAGCGGTAAAGTCGGTTCCCTTATCATCAGGACAGTTTGAAATTCACCTCAACCTTGGAGAGCTTCCGGCCGGAACGTACCTGTATCGCATAGAAACAGAATCGGGGGTAAAACCAACGGGCAAAGTGGTGAAGATATAA